A genomic window from Elaeis guineensis isolate ETL-2024a chromosome 3, EG11, whole genome shotgun sequence includes:
- the LOC105042395 gene encoding uncharacterized protein, giving the protein MSAKGEERLSAAAKDGDDDDPPFLSSRALEALREFLSEQQGSAREEEEDGDGGSEEVRLLAEDWRLSQFWYDRETAATVAEEIRGLCAFTSSAVACVACPTIYVYLKKIDPTIPVQLLEYDKRFEQYGSDFTFYDYNQPEELPSTLKHAYKVVVADPPYLSKECLEKIAQTISFLVHPKKPYILLLTGEVQQERAAELLDVYPCGFRPQHSNKLGNEFRLYTNYDPGGRLGGWKQSG; this is encoded by the exons ATGTCCGCAAAAGGGGAAGAGAGGCTGAGCGCCGCCGCCAAGGATGGCGACGACGACGACCCGCCATTTCTGAGCTCTCGAGCTCTCGAAGCTCTGAGGGAGTTCCTGAGCGAGCAGCAGGGCTCGGcgagggaggaagaggaagacgGAGATGGTGGCTCGGAGGAGGTGCGGCTGCTCGCAGAGGACTGGCGGCTGAGCCAGTTCTGGTACGACCGAGAGACGGCGGCGACCGTTGCCGAGGAGATAAGAGGTCTCTGTGCCTTCACGTCTTCTGCCGTCGCCTGCGTCGCGTGTCCCACCATCTACGTTTATCTCAAA AAAATTGATCCTACAATACCGGTGCAATTACTTGAGTATGATAAACGGTTTGAACAATATGGTAGTGATTTTACCTTTTATGACTATAATCAACCGGAAGAGTTGCCCTCTACATTAAAGCATGCATATAAAGTTGTTGTTGCAGACCCTCCTTACCTG AGCAAGGAGTGCTTGGAGAAAATAGCCCAGACAATTTCTTTCCTAGTCCACCCTaaaaagccatacattttgttACTTACAG GAGAAGTACAACAGGAGAGAGCTGCTGAGCTATTGGATGTGTATCCATGCGGCTTCAGACCGCAACACTCCAACAAACTTGGAAATGAGTTCCGGCTTTATACAAATTATGATCCTGGAGGGAGATTGGGCGGCTGGAAGCAATCCGGCTAG